Proteins co-encoded in one Candidatus Thiodictyon syntrophicum genomic window:
- a CDS encoding CbbQ/NirQ/NorQ/GpvN family protein translates to MSIDTEQYKVQAEPFYQPQGNEIALYEAAYRRRLPVMVKGPTGCGKSRFVEYMAWRLGKPLITVACNEDMTASDLVGRYLLDATGTRWLDGPLTVAARIGAICYLDEIVEARQDTTVVIHPLTDHRRAMPLDKKGEVVTAHADFQLVISYNPGYQSLMKDLKQSTKQRFSALVFDYPPADLETQIVATETGTSLELAAALVKIAAAARNLKGHGLDEGISTRLLVYAANLMDEGIPPREASRMALVDPITDDEDIRSTLHHAIDAVFL, encoded by the coding sequence ATGAGCATCGACACCGAGCAGTACAAGGTCCAAGCAGAGCCCTTCTACCAGCCCCAGGGCAACGAGATCGCACTCTACGAGGCCGCCTACCGGCGCCGCCTCCCGGTCATGGTCAAGGGCCCCACGGGCTGCGGCAAGTCCCGTTTCGTCGAATACATGGCCTGGCGCCTGGGCAAACCGCTGATTACCGTCGCCTGCAACGAGGACATGACCGCCTCGGACCTGGTCGGGCGCTATCTGCTGGACGCCACCGGTACCCGCTGGCTGGACGGCCCGCTCACGGTCGCCGCGCGCATCGGCGCCATCTGCTATCTGGATGAGATCGTCGAGGCCCGCCAGGACACCACCGTCGTCATCCACCCCCTGACCGACCACCGGCGCGCCATGCCGCTCGACAAGAAGGGCGAGGTCGTCACCGCCCATGCGGACTTCCAACTCGTCATCTCCTACAATCCGGGCTACCAATCCCTGATGAAGGACCTCAAACAGTCCACCAAGCAGCGCTTCTCCGCCCTGGTCTTCGACTATCCCCCGGCCGACCTGGAAACCCAGATCGTCGCCACCGAGACCGGCACCAGCCTGGAACTGGCCGCCGCCCTGGTCAAGATCGCCGCCGCCGCCCGCAACCTCAAGGGCCACGGGCTCGACGAGGGGATCTCCACGCGCCTTTTGGTCTATGCTGCCAATCTGATGGATGAGGGCATCCCACCGCGGGAGGCGAGTCGGATGGCGCTGGTTGATCCGATTACCGACGATGAGGATATTCGGTCGACACTGCACCATGCGATCGATGCGGTTTTCCTATAA
- a CDS encoding GIY-YIG nuclease family protein, whose product MYIFQDKATGAVLYIGEAHSQDLKQRITQNFAPNDTGGTFRKDWCDKEKKEFTQFKEALQHWLIRAILIETESKDLIRAIEETFISELKPKYNKFVGRPSVG is encoded by the coding sequence GTGTATATTTTCCAAGATAAAGCAACGGGCGCGGTTCTATATATTGGCGAGGCACATTCACAGGATCTTAAACAGCGTATTACTCAAAATTTTGCCCCGAACGATACGGGAGGCACGTTTCGGAAAGATTGGTGTGATAAGGAGAAAAAGGAGTTCACTCAGTTCAAGGAAGCATTACAACATTGGTTGATAAGAGCGATATTGATTGAAACCGAGTCAAAAGATTTAATTCGTGCCATTGAAGAGACTTTTATTTCAGAGTTAAAACCGAAATACAACAAGTTCGTAGGTCGGCCTAGCGTAGGGTGA
- a CDS encoding ribulose-bisphosphate carboxylase: protein MSLDQSARYSDLSLTEADLIAGGKHILVAYRMKPKPGYGYLEAAAHFAAESSTGTNVEVSTTDDFTKGVDALVYYIDEATEDMRIAYPIELFDRNMTDGRMMIVSFLTLVIGNNQGMGDIEHGKIYDFYMPERAIQLFDGPAKDITDMWRILGRPMKDGGYIAGTIIKPKLGLRPEPFAAAAYQFWLGGDFIKNDEPQGNQVFCPAKKVYPLVYDAMKRAQDETGQAKIFSANITADDHYEMLARADFILETFGPDADKVAFLVDGFVGGPGMITTARRQYPGQYLHYHRAGHGMITSPSAKRGYTAFVLGKIARLQGASGIHVGTMGYGKMEGDQSDKIICYMLERDECQGPVYYQKWYGMKPTTSIISGGMNALRLPGFFENLGHGNVINTSGGGSYGHIDSPAAGAISLRQSYECWKAGADPIEFAKDHKEFARAFVSFPGDADKLYPGWREKLGAAAQHK from the coding sequence ATGTCGCTTGACCAGTCCGCGCGCTACTCCGACCTCAGCCTGACCGAAGCCGACCTGATCGCGGGCGGCAAGCATATCCTCGTCGCCTACCGTATGAAGCCCAAGCCCGGTTACGGCTACCTGGAGGCCGCCGCGCACTTCGCCGCCGAGTCCTCCACCGGCACCAACGTTGAGGTCTCCACCACGGACGACTTCACCAAGGGTGTCGATGCGCTGGTCTACTATATCGACGAGGCGACCGAGGATATGCGCATCGCCTATCCGATCGAGCTGTTCGACCGGAACATGACCGACGGGCGCATGATGATCGTCTCCTTCCTGACGCTCGTCATCGGCAACAACCAGGGCATGGGCGATATCGAGCACGGCAAGATCTACGACTTCTACATGCCCGAGCGTGCCATCCAGTTGTTCGACGGCCCCGCCAAGGACATCACCGACATGTGGCGCATCCTGGGCCGCCCGATGAAGGACGGCGGCTACATCGCCGGCACCATCATCAAGCCCAAGCTCGGGCTGCGCCCCGAACCCTTCGCCGCCGCTGCCTACCAGTTCTGGCTGGGTGGCGACTTCATCAAGAACGACGAGCCGCAGGGCAACCAGGTCTTCTGCCCCGCCAAGAAGGTCTACCCGCTGGTCTACGACGCCATGAAACGCGCCCAGGACGAGACCGGTCAGGCCAAGATTTTCTCTGCTAACATCACCGCCGACGACCATTACGAGATGCTCGCCCGCGCGGACTTCATCCTGGAGACCTTCGGCCCCGATGCGGATAAGGTCGCCTTCCTGGTCGACGGTTTTGTCGGCGGCCCCGGTATGATCACCACCGCCCGGCGTCAGTACCCCGGCCAGTACCTGCACTACCATCGTGCCGGTCACGGTATGATCACCTCGCCGTCGGCCAAGCGCGGCTACACCGCCTTCGTGCTGGGCAAGATCGCCCGCCTCCAGGGAGCGTCGGGCATCCATGTCGGTACCATGGGCTACGGCAAGATGGAGGGCGATCAGTCCGACAAGATCATCTGCTACATGCTGGAGCGCGACGAGTGCCAGGGCCCGGTCTACTACCAGAAGTGGTACGGCATGAAGCCCACCACCTCGATCATCTCCGGCGGCATGAACGCCCTGCGCCTGCCCGGCTTCTTTGAGAACCTGGGTCACGGCAACGTCATCAATACCTCCGGCGGCGGCTCCTACGGTCATATCGATTCCCCGGCCGCCGGCGCGATATCGCTGCGCCAATCCTACGAGTGCTGGAAGGCCGGCGCCGACCCGATCGAATTCGCCAAGGACCACAAGGAGTTCGCCCGCGCCTTCGTGTCCTTCCCGGGCGATGCCGACAAGCTATACCCCGGCTGGCGCGAGAAGCTCGGCGCCGCTGCGCAGCACAAGTAA